In Gammaproteobacteria bacterium, the following proteins share a genomic window:
- a CDS encoding NfeD family protein, which translates to MSWFEVLTPWHWLTFAVVLIVIEMTMGTYFLLWVGFAAATTALVQAVLGISWQVQMVVFFVLSLVSVVAWHYYAKNNPDKDPLPNLNRRGHQHIGRTFNLSHAIENGVGKINVNDSSWKVEGEEDLPQGARVKVIAIEGTVLKVEKA; encoded by the coding sequence ATGAGTTGGTTTGAAGTTTTAACACCTTGGCATTGGCTGACATTTGCAGTTGTCCTAATTGTCATTGAGATGACGATGGGAACTTACTTCCTGCTTTGGGTTGGGTTTGCAGCAGCAACGACAGCATTGGTTCAAGCGGTTCTTGGTATTAGTTGGCAGGTTCAAATGGTTGTGTTTTTCGTATTATCACTGGTTTCTGTAGTTGCTTGGCATTATTACGCCAAGAACAACCCGGATAAAGATCCTTTGCCAAATTTGAATCGACGAGGCCATCAGCATATTGGAAGAACTTTTAACCTTTCACATGCTATAGAGAACGGTGTCGGAAAAATTAACGTCAATGACAGTTCTTGGAAAGTAGAAGGCGAAGAAGATTTGCCACAAGGGGCCAGAGTGAAAGTCATAGCGATTGAAGGAACTGTTCTCAAAGTAGAAAAAGCATAA